In the Arthrobacter sp. 31Y genome, one interval contains:
- a CDS encoding hydroxypyruvate isomerase family protein, translating into MTYTVNCSILLTELPLLERPAAAKAAGFDAVEFWWPFETSVPSDAQVTEFETAIKDAGVQLTGLNFNAGNMPGGDRGLVSWKGRCSEFKDNIDVVAGIGERLGCKAFNALYGNRQDEFTPEEQDELAAKNLAAAAEGVARIGGTVLLEPVSGAPKYPLLTAEDALKVIARVKAESGAQNIKLLADFYHLAVNGDDVESVIENHAKDFGHIQIADNPGRGAPGTGTLPLGEWIARSRELGYDGYIGLEYKEPQESAFSWAIRQRANAN; encoded by the coding sequence ATGACGTACACAGTGAACTGCTCCATCCTCCTGACGGAGCTGCCCTTGCTCGAGCGCCCCGCCGCCGCGAAGGCAGCCGGTTTTGACGCCGTCGAGTTCTGGTGGCCCTTCGAAACCTCCGTCCCCAGCGACGCCCAAGTAACAGAGTTTGAAACCGCCATCAAGGACGCCGGTGTTCAGCTCACGGGCCTGAACTTCAACGCCGGCAACATGCCCGGCGGCGACCGCGGCCTGGTTTCCTGGAAGGGACGTTGCTCCGAATTCAAGGACAACATCGACGTCGTAGCCGGCATCGGTGAGCGCCTGGGCTGCAAGGCCTTCAATGCCCTCTATGGCAACCGCCAGGATGAGTTCACCCCTGAAGAGCAGGACGAACTCGCGGCCAAGAACCTCGCCGCAGCAGCAGAAGGCGTCGCCCGCATCGGCGGCACCGTCCTCCTCGAACCGGTCAGCGGCGCACCCAAGTACCCGCTCCTCACCGCCGAAGACGCACTCAAGGTCATCGCCCGCGTCAAGGCAGAATCCGGCGCACAGAACATCAAGCTCCTCGCCGACTTCTACCACCTGGCAGTCAACGGCGACGACGTCGAATCCGTCATCGAGAACCACGCCAAGGACTTCGGCCACATCCAGATCGCCGACAACCCCGGACGCGGCGCTCCCGGAACCGGCACACTCCCCCTCGGCGAATGGATCGCCCGCAGCCGCGAACTCGGCTACGACGGCTACATCGGCCTCGAGTACAAGGAACCGCAGGAATCGGCTTTCAGCTGGGCCATCCGCCAGCGCGCCAACGCCAACTGA